In Plodia interpunctella isolate USDA-ARS_2022_Savannah chromosome 1, ilPloInte3.2, whole genome shotgun sequence, one DNA window encodes the following:
- the LOC128677606 gene encoding activating signal cointegrator 1 complex subunit 1 isoform X1 — translation MLKIFSISIRLASPLCPKTYMGDILKPELIWVEGRCYRVNDPTTEITAFQEHDLYENETTMNIPEDEHEEEGFEVKQIDNDRYTTSLHVSKHYIGYIIGKKGAMRSRIERDTRTDIKIPRQGQTGDITIFGSSVANVKAARKRINTIVMSMRMKQRSTHFISIPVNGQLVMKNFEKFKEEVLKRCSMCRGVEDSLFIKGSKLHVTVGVMCLMDNEERLHASKLFTEAKEKIVMPLVRDYLPLKIRLKGLSYMNDDPKEICVLYCNVHEEDAPPGLLQSLTDSLVDYFYKAEFMRREEFGRDKVKMHVTLLNSKYIDRSSEVQSGDVRNFRKPRITFDGSEILEMFSDYDFGVTELTDIHLSQMHTMGSDGYYQSTCVISLK, via the exons atgcTCAAAATTTTCTCCATCTCTATACGACTTGCTTCCCCCTTATGTCCCAAGACCT ATATGGGTGATATATTGAAGCCAGAATTAATATGGGTTGAAGGAAGGTGCTATAGAGTGAATGACCCTACTACAGAAATTACTGCATTTCAGGAACatgatttgtatgaaaatg AAACGACCATGAACATACCTGAAGATGAACATGAGGAGGAGGGGTTTGAAGTGAAACAGATTGATAATGATAGATATACAACCAGTCTACATGTATccaa GCATTACATTGGCTACATCATTGGAAAGAAAGGTGCTATGAGAAGTAGGATAGAAAGAGACACAAGAACTGATATCAAAATACCTAGGCAAGGACAGACTGGagatattacaatttttgggTCAAGTGTTGcg aatgTAAAGGCTGCTAGAAAAAGGATAAATACAATAGTGATGTCAATGAGAATGAAACAAAGGTCCACACATTTCATTTCTATTCCAGTGAATGGACAATTGGTTatgaagaattttgaaaaatttaag GAAGAGGTTCTAAAACGCTGTTCAATGTGTAGGGGTGTTGAAGattctttgtttattaaagGAAGTAAATTGCACGTCACTGTGGGAGTCATGTGTCTCATGGACAACGAGGAGAGATTGCATGCATCAAAACTTTTTACCGAAGCTAAAGAGAAAATTGTCAT gCCCCTCGTACGTGATTACTTGCCGTTGAAAATACGTCTAAAAGGTTTATCCTACATGAACGATGACCCAAAAgaaatttgtgttttatattgCAATGTGCACGAAGAGGATGCCCCACCAGGCTTGCTTCAAAGTCTGACAGACTCTTTGgtggattatttttataaagcag AATTTATGAGAAGAGAAGAATTTGGTCGAGACAAAGTTAAAATGCATGTGACATTGCTGAATTCAAAATACATAGATCGATCTTCGGAAGTTCAGTCGGGTGATGTAaggaatttcaggaaaccTAGAATTACATTTGATGGCTCTGAGATTCTCGAAATGTTTTCGGATTACGATTTCGGCGTTACAGAACTGACGGACATACATCTTTCGCAGATGCACACTATGGGATCAGATGGATACTACCAATCTACATGTGTCATTTCCTTGAAATAG
- the LOC128677606 gene encoding activating signal cointegrator 1 complex subunit 1 isoform X3, translating to MNIPEDEHEEEGFEVKQIDNDRYTTSLHVSKHYIGYIIGKKGAMRSRIERDTRTDIKIPRQGQTGDITIFGSSVANVKAARKRINTIVMSMRMKQRSTHFISIPVNGQLVMKNFEKFKEEVLKRCSMCRGVEDSLFIKGSKLHVTVGVMCLMDNEERLHASKLFTEAKEKIVMPLVRDYLPLKIRLKGLSYMNDDPKEICVLYCNVHEEDAPPGLLQSLTDSLVDYFYKAEFMRREEFGRDKVKMHVTLLNSKYIDRSSEVQSGDVRNFRKPRITFDGSEILEMFSDYDFGVTELTDIHLSQMHTMGSDGYYQSTCVISLK from the exons ATGAACATACCTGAAGATGAACATGAGGAGGAGGGGTTTGAAGTGAAACAGATTGATAATGATAGATATACAACCAGTCTACATGTATccaa GCATTACATTGGCTACATCATTGGAAAGAAAGGTGCTATGAGAAGTAGGATAGAAAGAGACACAAGAACTGATATCAAAATACCTAGGCAAGGACAGACTGGagatattacaatttttgggTCAAGTGTTGcg aatgTAAAGGCTGCTAGAAAAAGGATAAATACAATAGTGATGTCAATGAGAATGAAACAAAGGTCCACACATTTCATTTCTATTCCAGTGAATGGACAATTGGTTatgaagaattttgaaaaatttaag GAAGAGGTTCTAAAACGCTGTTCAATGTGTAGGGGTGTTGAAGattctttgtttattaaagGAAGTAAATTGCACGTCACTGTGGGAGTCATGTGTCTCATGGACAACGAGGAGAGATTGCATGCATCAAAACTTTTTACCGAAGCTAAAGAGAAAATTGTCAT gCCCCTCGTACGTGATTACTTGCCGTTGAAAATACGTCTAAAAGGTTTATCCTACATGAACGATGACCCAAAAgaaatttgtgttttatattgCAATGTGCACGAAGAGGATGCCCCACCAGGCTTGCTTCAAAGTCTGACAGACTCTTTGgtggattatttttataaagcag AATTTATGAGAAGAGAAGAATTTGGTCGAGACAAAGTTAAAATGCATGTGACATTGCTGAATTCAAAATACATAGATCGATCTTCGGAAGTTCAGTCGGGTGATGTAaggaatttcaggaaaccTAGAATTACATTTGATGGCTCTGAGATTCTCGAAATGTTTTCGGATTACGATTTCGGCGTTACAGAACTGACGGACATACATCTTTCGCAGATGCACACTATGGGATCAGATGGATACTACCAATCTACATGTGTCATTTCCTTGAAATAG
- the LOC128677606 gene encoding activating signal cointegrator 1 complex subunit 1 isoform X2 has translation MGDILKPELIWVEGRCYRVNDPTTEITAFQEHDLYENETTMNIPEDEHEEEGFEVKQIDNDRYTTSLHVSKHYIGYIIGKKGAMRSRIERDTRTDIKIPRQGQTGDITIFGSSVANVKAARKRINTIVMSMRMKQRSTHFISIPVNGQLVMKNFEKFKEEVLKRCSMCRGVEDSLFIKGSKLHVTVGVMCLMDNEERLHASKLFTEAKEKIVMPLVRDYLPLKIRLKGLSYMNDDPKEICVLYCNVHEEDAPPGLLQSLTDSLVDYFYKAEFMRREEFGRDKVKMHVTLLNSKYIDRSSEVQSGDVRNFRKPRITFDGSEILEMFSDYDFGVTELTDIHLSQMHTMGSDGYYQSTCVISLK, from the exons ATGGGTGATATATTGAAGCCAGAATTAATATGGGTTGAAGGAAGGTGCTATAGAGTGAATGACCCTACTACAGAAATTACTGCATTTCAGGAACatgatttgtatgaaaatg AAACGACCATGAACATACCTGAAGATGAACATGAGGAGGAGGGGTTTGAAGTGAAACAGATTGATAATGATAGATATACAACCAGTCTACATGTATccaa GCATTACATTGGCTACATCATTGGAAAGAAAGGTGCTATGAGAAGTAGGATAGAAAGAGACACAAGAACTGATATCAAAATACCTAGGCAAGGACAGACTGGagatattacaatttttgggTCAAGTGTTGcg aatgTAAAGGCTGCTAGAAAAAGGATAAATACAATAGTGATGTCAATGAGAATGAAACAAAGGTCCACACATTTCATTTCTATTCCAGTGAATGGACAATTGGTTatgaagaattttgaaaaatttaag GAAGAGGTTCTAAAACGCTGTTCAATGTGTAGGGGTGTTGAAGattctttgtttattaaagGAAGTAAATTGCACGTCACTGTGGGAGTCATGTGTCTCATGGACAACGAGGAGAGATTGCATGCATCAAAACTTTTTACCGAAGCTAAAGAGAAAATTGTCAT gCCCCTCGTACGTGATTACTTGCCGTTGAAAATACGTCTAAAAGGTTTATCCTACATGAACGATGACCCAAAAgaaatttgtgttttatattgCAATGTGCACGAAGAGGATGCCCCACCAGGCTTGCTTCAAAGTCTGACAGACTCTTTGgtggattatttttataaagcag AATTTATGAGAAGAGAAGAATTTGGTCGAGACAAAGTTAAAATGCATGTGACATTGCTGAATTCAAAATACATAGATCGATCTTCGGAAGTTCAGTCGGGTGATGTAaggaatttcaggaaaccTAGAATTACATTTGATGGCTCTGAGATTCTCGAAATGTTTTCGGATTACGATTTCGGCGTTACAGAACTGACGGACATACATCTTTCGCAGATGCACACTATGGGATCAGATGGATACTACCAATCTACATGTGTCATTTCCTTGAAATAG